A genomic segment from Prochlorothrix hollandica PCC 9006 = CALU 1027 encodes:
- a CDS encoding ligand-binding sensor domain-containing protein: protein MVKPVPRSIAHTPANPAPPWATSPPPMARGRCRIPRQQNRGWFSLVGSLVLGALPLLPLLPLVAQTLEDPAPTYPLAPPPAGIDPLPSQRETQQLQTLVPDYRISALQPDHEGKLWAASWQGVARLDPETGRVLSVLNLPNTVVGALAQDRSHRLWVGTYEGIKRVDLRTSEITAQNFTLPSNRVLSLLVDRRGYLWVGSDRGLALISPDQGLLMTTLQKLPGVSANALALDQRGQLWVGTLAGLVQVDTARASVLRTVSDIPGQLVQTLVADRFESLWIGTPAGLMVMDTTTGEVYRSVTALKDQNVTSLRFDRDLDRLWVGTDRGLFLINPYNGAIEDQILNLPSSEVLAISPNTGNKLWIGTREGLAWVGMGRNQARAHFTFSP from the coding sequence ATGGTCAAACCCGTGCCACGATCGATTGCCCACACCCCTGCGAACCCCGCCCCCCCCTGGGCCACCTCCCCCCCACCGATGGCACGAGGGCGATGCCGCATCCCTAGGCAACAAAACCGGGGGTGGTTCAGCCTGGTGGGGAGCCTAGTCCTGGGGGCTTTGCCCCTGCTGCCCCTGCTACCCCTCGTCGCCCAAACCCTAGAAGACCCGGCCCCCACCTATCCTCTGGCACCCCCCCCGGCGGGCATTGACCCCTTACCCAGCCAGCGAGAAACCCAGCAGTTGCAAACCCTGGTGCCGGACTACCGCATTTCTGCCCTCCAGCCAGACCATGAGGGCAAACTCTGGGCTGCATCCTGGCAGGGGGTGGCCCGGTTGGATCCGGAAACGGGCCGGGTCCTATCGGTGCTAAATCTACCCAATACCGTTGTTGGTGCCTTGGCGCAAGATCGATCCCATCGCCTCTGGGTGGGCACCTACGAGGGCATCAAACGGGTGGATCTCCGTACCAGTGAAATCACTGCCCAAAACTTTACCCTTCCCTCCAACCGGGTGCTATCGCTGCTGGTGGATCGGCGGGGCTATCTCTGGGTGGGCAGCGATCGCGGTCTGGCCCTCATTAGCCCTGATCAGGGTTTGCTGATGACGACCCTCCAAAAATTGCCAGGGGTGAGTGCCAATGCGTTGGCCCTGGATCAACGGGGGCAACTGTGGGTGGGAACCCTGGCGGGATTGGTGCAGGTGGACACCGCCCGCGCCTCTGTGCTGCGCACGGTGTCGGATATTCCTGGCCAGTTGGTGCAAACCTTGGTGGCAGATCGCTTTGAATCCCTCTGGATTGGCACCCCGGCAGGCTTAATGGTGATGGACACCACTACGGGGGAGGTGTACCGATCGGTCACCGCCCTCAAAGACCAAAACGTCACCAGTCTGCGCTTTGACCGTGATCTCGATCGCCTCTGGGTGGGAACCGATCGGGGATTGTTCTTAATTAATCCCTATAATGGGGCGATCGAAGATCAGATCCTCAATCTCCCCTCCAGCGAAGTTCTTGCGATTTCCCCCAATACAGGCAATAAACTATGGATTGGAACCCGCGAGGGTTTAGCCTGGGTTGGTATGGGTCGGAACCAAGCTCGCGCCCACTTTACCTTCAGCCCCTAA
- the folE gene encoding GTP cyclohydrolase I FolE, whose translation MTTASASANSASGHPAVTPPSPKVPEVRPDRASRVVTSDDPHEVSQEDMMEAVRTILLGVGEDPDREGLLKTPKRVAEAMRFLTSGYDQSLEDLVNGAIFDEGHNEMVLVRDITAFSLCEHHMLPFMGRVHVAYIPTQKVVGLSKLARIVEMYSRRLQVQERLTRQIAEAVQEILDPQGVAVVMEATHMCMVMRGVQKPGSWTVTSAMLGAFQEDQRTRDEFLSLIRHQPAFMA comes from the coding sequence ATGACCACTGCTTCTGCGTCAGCCAATAGTGCCTCTGGACACCCCGCTGTGACTCCACCTTCCCCTAAAGTTCCTGAAGTTCGGCCCGATCGCGCGAGCCGTGTCGTGACTTCCGATGATCCTCATGAGGTGAGCCAGGAAGACATGATGGAGGCGGTTCGCACCATATTGTTGGGGGTGGGGGAAGATCCCGATCGCGAGGGACTCCTCAAAACCCCCAAGCGGGTCGCAGAAGCCATGCGCTTCCTCACCAGCGGCTATGACCAGTCCCTCGAAGATCTGGTCAATGGGGCTATTTTTGACGAAGGCCACAATGAAATGGTGCTAGTGCGGGATATTACCGCCTTTAGCCTCTGTGAACACCATATGCTGCCCTTTATGGGTCGGGTGCATGTAGCCTATATCCCCACCCAGAAGGTGGTGGGACTGAGTAAGCTGGCCCGCATTGTGGAAATGTATAGCCGTCGGCTCCAGGTTCAGGAGCGCCTCACCCGTCAAATTGCTGAAGCAGTGCAGGAAATTCTCGATCCCCAGGGAGTGGCGGTGGTCATGGAAGCCACCCACATGTGCATGGTGATGCGGGGGGTGCAGAAGCCCGGATCCTGGACTGTCACCAGCGCCATGTTGGGGGCATTCCAAGAAGATCAGCGCACTCGGGACGAGTTCCTGAGCTTGATTCGCCACCAACCCGCCTTTATGGCCTAA
- the pheS gene encoding phenylalanine--tRNA ligase subunit alpha — protein MATLDPALLTPKQQHFIQLLQQFAPVPSLRQLCRDQGLDFNFAKGFLLSGLLDPWVRLEAQPSEIWEITPQGQRLQGHLPGHRLGQLLRQGFTTVADLQEQLGSDFSGEYGALHQAQGVTLVTDDHGISSLKITQPPVLEDLNRCQALFATLQADPSPTDQLDPEPLRWLQDQGWISLDRDLDYSLHPLPPLQTLELSLGVTTLTSDLLLSQGWRSVQFKPYNIQDAVPNIPHGRPSILGECIQRIRTLFLTMGFDEMAGTIVESAFWNFDALFTPQDHPAREVQDTFYLADPAALPLPADETLVQRVQQVHEHHYDGPWWPGEASRALLRAHTTPFTARQLYKTQGQPGKYFSIDKVFRNENVDRTHLAEFHQIEGVVIGELLSIRSLMGYLGYFYEQLGFQDLKFKPTYNPYTEPSLEVYAYHAPSDSYLEVGNSGMFRREMLEPLGCGEVSAIAWGLGLERIALLLYGVDRLSDLIGADSRI, from the coding sequence ATGGCCACCCTCGACCCCGCCCTGCTGACCCCCAAACAACAGCACTTTATTCAGCTTTTGCAACAGTTTGCCCCCGTCCCCAGCCTGCGGCAGTTATGCCGGGATCAGGGTTTGGACTTTAACTTTGCCAAAGGCTTTTTGCTCAGCGGGCTATTGGATCCTTGGGTCAGGCTAGAAGCCCAACCCTCAGAGATCTGGGAGATCACCCCCCAAGGGCAACGGCTCCAGGGTCACCTGCCCGGTCACCGGCTAGGACAACTGTTGCGCCAGGGCTTCACCACCGTGGCCGACCTCCAGGAACAATTGGGATCGGACTTTAGTGGAGAATATGGGGCACTGCACCAGGCCCAAGGGGTCACCCTCGTCACCGACGACCACGGTATATCCAGCCTCAAGATCACCCAGCCCCCCGTGCTGGAAGACCTCAACCGCTGCCAAGCCCTCTTTGCAACCCTCCAGGCAGACCCCTCCCCAACGGACCAGTTGGATCCTGAGCCGTTGCGCTGGCTCCAAGATCAAGGCTGGATCAGCCTCGATCGCGATCTGGACTACAGCCTTCACCCCCTGCCCCCCCTGCAAACCCTGGAGCTAAGCTTGGGGGTGACCACCTTAACCAGCGATCTGTTGCTGTCCCAAGGCTGGCGATCGGTGCAGTTCAAGCCCTACAACATCCAGGACGCTGTTCCCAATATTCCCCATGGACGGCCCAGTATTTTGGGGGAATGCATCCAACGCATCCGCACCCTGTTTTTGACCATGGGCTTTGATGAAATGGCGGGGACGATCGTTGAATCAGCCTTTTGGAATTTTGATGCTCTGTTTACCCCCCAGGATCACCCAGCGCGGGAGGTGCAGGACACCTTTTACCTAGCCGATCCAGCCGCCTTACCCTTGCCCGCAGATGAAACCTTGGTGCAACGGGTGCAGCAGGTCCATGAACACCACTACGATGGACCTTGGTGGCCTGGGGAAGCCAGCCGCGCCCTGCTCCGCGCCCACACCACCCCCTTCACCGCCCGCCAACTCTATAAAACCCAGGGTCAACCGGGTAAATATTTTTCCATTGATAAGGTCTTTCGCAACGAAAACGTCGATCGCACCCATCTGGCCGAGTTCCACCAAATCGAGGGGGTGGTCATCGGCGAACTCCTCAGTATTCGCAGCCTCATGGGCTACCTGGGCTATTTCTACGAACAGTTGGGCTTCCAGGATCTCAAGTTCAAACCCACCTATAACCCCTACACGGAACCCTCTTTGGAAGTCTATGCCTACCACGCCCCCAGTGATAGCTATTTAGAGGTGGGCAATTCGGGTATGTTTCGGCGGGAAATGTTGGAACCCCTGGGCTGTGGGGAGGTGTCGGCGATCGCCTGGGGACTGGGACTGGAGCGCATTGCCTTATTGCTCTATGGGGTCGATCGTCTCTCAGATTTGATCGGCGCAGACAGCCGTATTTAG
- a CDS encoding SDR family oxidoreductase has product MTSPPQHCALITGASRGIGRATALTFAQAGINLILVGRSAQELETVADLAKQFGVQVSAHCLDLADLPQVKSAIANLCDRHGPIDVLVNNAGMGYTNTLDETALGDWQRVIDVNLTSVLLCVQGALPTLRRCETSTIINISSIAASNAFPQWGCYSVSKAGLVALSKTLAVEERSQGVRVTLVTPGATNSSIWDTETVQADFDRSQMLAPETIAQSILHVALAPKGSVIEELVLTPSAGAL; this is encoded by the coding sequence ATGACATCCCCACCTCAACATTGTGCGCTGATTACGGGTGCAAGTCGCGGCATTGGTCGAGCCACGGCACTGACCTTTGCCCAGGCGGGCATTAACTTAATTTTAGTAGGACGATCTGCCCAGGAACTAGAGACGGTTGCCGATCTCGCCAAACAATTTGGGGTACAGGTCAGCGCCCATTGTTTAGACTTGGCAGACCTTCCCCAGGTTAAGTCAGCGATCGCTAATCTCTGCGATCGCCATGGACCCATTGATGTATTAGTCAACAATGCAGGCATGGGATACACCAATACCCTGGATGAGACAGCCTTAGGGGATTGGCAGCGGGTGATTGACGTGAACCTCACCAGTGTTTTGCTCTGTGTCCAAGGGGCGTTGCCCACGTTGCGACGCTGTGAGACCAGCACGATCATTAATATTTCCTCCATTGCTGCCTCCAATGCCTTTCCCCAATGGGGCTGCTATAGCGTCAGCAAGGCTGGATTGGTGGCACTGTCGAAAACCCTAGCGGTGGAAGAACGCAGCCAGGGGGTGCGGGTAACCCTCGTAACCCCTGGGGCTACCAATAGTTCAATTTGGGATACAGAAACGGTCCAAGCCGATTTCGATCGCAGCCAAATGCTAGCGCCGGAGACGATCGCCCAGTCCATTCTCCATGTCGCTTTGGCCCCCAAGGGTTCGGTGATTGAAGAGTTAGTTTTGACCCCCAGTGCTGGGGCTTTATAA